In Onthophagus taurus isolate NC chromosome 6, IU_Otau_3.0, whole genome shotgun sequence, a genomic segment contains:
- the LOC111414701 gene encoding small ribosomal subunit protein eS8 isoform X2, which translates to MGISRDHWHKRRATGGKRKPLRKKRKFELGRPAANTKLGPRRVHFVRTRGGNLKHRALRLDMGNFAWGSEGTARKTRIIDVVYNASNNELVRTKTLVKNAIVVIDATPFRQWYESHYVLPLGRKKGAKLTETEEALFNKKRSKKVQKKYEVRQRTAKVEPALEEQFQAGRLLACLASRPGQCGRADGYVLEGKELEFYMRKTKSKKAK; encoded by the exons ATGG GTATTAGTCGAGATCATTGGCACAAGCGACGTGCCACTGGTGGCAAGAGGAAGCCCCTCCGCAAGAAGAGGAAGTTTGAATTGGGTAGACCCGCCGCCAACACGAAATTGGGACCTCGTAGGGTACATTTCGTCCGTACCCGTGGGGGTAACCTCAAACATAGAGCTTTAAGGCTTGATATGGGTAACTTCGCCTGGGGTTCCGAAGGAACCGCTCGCAAAACGCGTATTATTGACGTTGTTTACAATGCCAGTAATAATGAATTGGTCCGTACCAAAACTTTGGTAAAAAATGCGATTGTTGTTATTGATGCCACTCCATTTAGGCAGTGGTATGAATCCCATTATGTTTTACCACTTGGACGCAAAAAGGGTGCAAAATTG acTGAAACGGAGGAAGCGCTTTTTAATAAGAAACGTAGCAAGAAAGTGCAAAAGAAATATGAAGTAAGGCAACGTACTGCTAAAGTTGAACCAGCATTAGAAGAACAATTCCAAGCTGGCAGACTTTTGG CTTGTTTGGCTTCCCGCCCTGGACAATGTGGAAGAGCTGATGGATATGTGTTGGAAGGAAAAGAATTGGAATTTTACATGCGTAAAACCAAATCTAAGAAAGCAAAGtaa